AGCACCTACATGAGGCCATAACTGCCGAATATCGCAAGACCTATTGCGTCTGATTTAGCTCTGTACTTGTCTCATAGTGAAACACCTTATTTCTGTATGGCCATTTCACTCTCACAATTGCATATGATGTATTGGGCCTGGTTGTTAATTTAGCATTGAATTTACTTTTGAGAGTTTCTCTTCCGCTTCTTCCCGTTTCTCTTTTTCTTTTTCAATTACTTCTGCAGGTGCTTTGTCGGTGAAGCCGGCGTTTGAAAGTTTGCTCGTGAGTGATGTGATGTATTTTTCGAGTTCGGCTTTTGCTTTTATGAGACGTGCCTTTTCTTGTTCCGGATCAATCATATCTGCGAATGGGAGGTCGATATTTGTGCCATGTAGAATTGAGGAAACCGCATTTTCTATATTTTGTGATTCATCGAGGATTTCAAGTTCTTTTAAGTTTGCCATCATGGTTATGACTCCTGATTTTTCACGTAAGATTTCCATGTGGTGTCCACCGGAAATTATCACTTTGATTTTACGTACAGGATCGACTTTGTTTTCTGTGCGGAGTCGACGGATTTCCTTGATTATATCTATGGCGATTTCGGTATGTTGTTTTTCATCCATGAAATCAAAATCTGAGTTCGGAGTTGGCCAATCTGAGATGATTAGCATCGTTTCGGCCGGCTTGTAGCCTGATTCTTTGAGATGTGTCCAGAGTGCTTCTGTGACATATGGAGTAAATGGATGCAGTAGTTTGAGTACGGTTGTAAGTACATGCATCAATACGGCTTCGTTTTTTGTAATTTTTGACATTTCTATGTACCAGTCACAGCATAGGCCCCATAGGAATTCATAGATTTTATTTCCTGCATTTGAAAACTGATAATTCTCTATTTCCTGCGTCGCTTGCCTGATAATTTCATTTGTTTCGGCGAGGATCCATTTGTCTGCGGTTGAAAGTTTATCTGTGTCGATTGTTGAATTTATATTTTCAACATTCATAAGTACAAATCTTGCAGAATTCCAGATCTTATTTACAAAATTTCGGTATCCGGCGATTTTTTCTTCGTAAAGGTTCATGTCGTTACCAGGAGTACCTCCGATTATTAGGCTGAGCCTGATTGCATCTGTTCCGTATTTTTCGATAACTTCAAGCGGGTCGATACATGTTTCAGGTCGAGATTTACTCATTTTTTTACCATCGCGGTCGCGGATCATTCCGTGCAGGTATACATTTTCAAATGGTATGCACTTTTCTTCAGGTATTCCATCGTGTCGAAGAGCATAAGTACTCATAAGTATCATACGAGCAACCCAGAAAAACAAAATATCATATCCGGTTTCAAGTACAGATGTTGGATGGAAATATTCTAAATCTTCGGTTTTTCCCGGCCAACCAAGTGTTGAAAAAGTCCAAAGTGCCGCAGAAAACCAAGTATCCAGTGTGTCCGGGTCTTGAACGGAGAATTCCGTATCTGAGTTCTCCGTTGGTTGTGTAAGGCTGAAAGTCCCTTCATCTTCTACTTTTATAACGTCAAGCAGGTAGCTCGATTGGTTTGGGTGGGCCATGTATGCGTCATATTGCTCTTTTGTGAGCTCGTACCACATTGGGATTCTGTGTCCCCACCAAATTTGGCGTGAGATACACCAATCTCTGAGGTTATCTATCCAGTGAAAGTAGGTTTTTTCAAATCTGTCAGGGATGATATTTATCATTTTTGACTTTACCGTGTCTTGCATAACTTCTTTTAGGGAGAGTTTTTGGCCTTTCCAGTCTATGGCTTTTTTGTTTACATCTATAAACCATTGGCGCATCACTTGCGGTTCTATAACTCCTTTGCCTCGGTAATTTACTGCGAGTTCGTGTTCATATTCATTATCTATCCTTACAAGTAGTCCTTTTTTGTCTAATTTCTCCACTACCGCCTCACGACATTCATAAATATCCATGCCTACGAAATCTCCGCAAAGATCATTCATCTTCCCGTCGAACCCTATGATCTGTAAAACTTCTATTCCTTCGTGCTTTTGAGATAGTTCGAAATCGATTAAGCTGTGTGCCGGAGTTATTGTCATAGCACCTGTCCCAAATTCAGGGTCTACACACTCATCGGCGATTACGCGACATTTCACAAGTCCATTTATCCATTCTATTTCGAATTCTTGGCCTATGTATTGTTGATATCTTTTATCGTCCGGGTGAACTACCACTATTTTGTCTGCAAATTTTGTTTCCGGACGTGCTGTTCCGATGGTAAAAGGTCCGTATTTGAAATAGTAGAACTTAGATTTTTCATTTACCCTCTCTATTTCATCATCTGCAACGGTCGTCTGCATGTTCGGGTCCCAGTTAACAGATCGGTAACCTCTATATATGAGACCATCTTCTTTCATGTATTTGAAAACCGTATAAACTGCATCTGCAAGTTCCGGATCCATAGTGTATTTCTCCCTACTCCAATCACAACTTGAACCCATTTTACGAGTTTGATTTTTGATATTATCTTTTGAGATATCGACGAATTTTTGAATTTCTTCGAGGAGTTTTTCTCTCCCAAGTTCTGTACGTGGATTTTGAATTCCTTCATCTTGTAATTTTCGTTCAACTACACTTTGGGTTGCTATCGCGGCATGGTCTGTACCAGGGAGCCAAAGAGTTGGATCTCCTTTCATACGGTGAAACCGCACCATAATATCTTGTAGTGCGAGCATAGTCGCATGACCGAGGTGTAATTGGCCGGTTGCATTTGGAGGTGGCATTGAGATTACAAATGGTTTTTTAGCTGGATCGATTTTTGGTGTAAATGCCCATGAGTCCTCCCATTGTTTGTATATGCTATCTTCAAATTTTTTTGCGTCATAACTTTTTTCAAGCTCCATTTTGTTGGTACAAATTAAATAAATCGGGTATAATGTAACTGTGAAATGCTGTGATGGCAAGTTGAAGCTAATCAAAAAATTAGCATTATAAATATACGGTTGACCTATTCTTTCTATCAACTATAATCGCCTACCGTAGGCTGAATATAATTTATATTACTATGTCACTTGGTCCAAAACATAAAGAATCATTCGGACCCAAAGAGACCGATGAGAATCGCAAAGAATCTGTTGACAAGAAGTCGGAGTCTGCGGCCGCTGCGGCTCCGAGTGGAACTCTCAGAGAGGCTTTTGGTGTTTTAAATGAATCAGGGGATTCTGCCGATGACGGAGCGGAGAGCATGGGTAATGTTTCTGAAAGCTCGTCTGAAGGCAAGGAGCGTAAAGGAGATGGTATATTTTCATCTGGTGCAAAAGGAGATGATGACGATGACGCCCAAAAGATAATCCAGCGTATAATTGATTCAAAGCCAACGAAGAAACAAATGCTTAATGATATTCATAAGCATTTTAAAAAAGAACAAAAGGTTCTGCATAAAAAAATGGTTAAATATGCCAAGCAAGGAGATTGGTATGAGTATACCGGAGCTATGGCGAAGCTTCGCCAAATCCGAGATATGTTCTCGAATTTGGCTCACGCTACTTATGATGCATTGAAAAACGCTTGGCTTAAGGTGGTGCACGGTATAGTCTGAGTTGAGTGTCATTTATATAATTATATGGATCAAACAACGGATTTAATTTCAGAGATATTGAGTCTCAAAAAACAGAAAAATGCTGTAATTCTTGCTCATAATTATCAAAAGAAAGATATTTTCGCAGTAGCTGATTTTATCGGGGATTCTTTGAAATTGTCTCAGGAGGCGGCGAAGACTGATGCAGATATAATAGTTTTTTGTGGAGTGCATTTTATGGCTGAGAGCGCGAAGATTCTGAATCCAAGCAAGAAGGTGTTGCTACCTGCTATCGATGCAGGTTGTGCTATGTCTGATATGATCGATGTCGAAGCTTTGAAAGTTCGTAAAAAAGAGCTCTTGCAAAAGTATCCGGATTTGAAAGTTGTATGTTATGTAAATACTACTGCCGCTGTGAAAGCAGAATCAGATATTTGTTGTACTTCTACCAATGCTGTGAAAGTTACGGAATCTCTTGATACTGATAATATCCTTTTTGTGCCTGATAAAAATTTAGCAAAATATGTGGCAGCGAGGCTTCCAGAGAAAAATATAATTCCAT
This genomic interval from Candidatus Peregrinibacteria bacterium contains the following:
- a CDS encoding valine--tRNA ligase — its product is MELEKSYDAKKFEDSIYKQWEDSWAFTPKIDPAKKPFVISMPPPNATGQLHLGHATMLALQDIMVRFHRMKGDPTLWLPGTDHAAIATQSVVERKLQDEGIQNPRTELGREKLLEEIQKFVDISKDNIKNQTRKMGSSCDWSREKYTMDPELADAVYTVFKYMKEDGLIYRGYRSVNWDPNMQTTVADDEIERVNEKSKFYYFKYGPFTIGTARPETKFADKIVVVHPDDKRYQQYIGQEFEIEWINGLVKCRVIADECVDPEFGTGAMTITPAHSLIDFELSQKHEGIEVLQIIGFDGKMNDLCGDFVGMDIYECREAVVEKLDKKGLLVRIDNEYEHELAVNYRGKGVIEPQVMRQWFIDVNKKAIDWKGQKLSLKEVMQDTVKSKMINIIPDRFEKTYFHWIDNLRDWCISRQIWWGHRIPMWYELTKEQYDAYMAHPNQSSYLLDVIKVEDEGTFSLTQPTENSDTEFSVQDPDTLDTWFSAALWTFSTLGWPGKTEDLEYFHPTSVLETGYDILFFWVARMILMSTYALRHDGIPEEKCIPFENVYLHGMIRDRDGKKMSKSRPETCIDPLEVIEKYGTDAIRLSLIIGGTPGNDMNLYEEKIAGYRNFVNKIWNSARFVLMNVENINSTIDTDKLSTADKWILAETNEIIRQATQEIENYQFSNAGNKIYEFLWGLCCDWYIEMSKITKNEAVLMHVLTTVLKLLHPFTPYVTEALWTHLKESGYKPAETMLIISDWPTPNSDFDFMDEKQHTEIAIDIIKEIRRLRTENKVDPVRKIKVIISGGHHMEILREKSGVITMMANLKELEILDESQNIENAVSSILHGTNIDLPFADMIDPEQEKARLIKAKAELEKYITSLTSKLSNAGFTDKAPAEVIEKEKEKREEAEEKLSKVNSMLN
- the nadA gene encoding quinolinate synthase NadA translates to MDQTTDLISEILSLKKQKNAVILAHNYQKKDIFAVADFIGDSLKLSQEAAKTDADIIVFCGVHFMAESAKILNPSKKVLLPAIDAGCAMSDMIDVEALKVRKKELLQKYPDLKVVCYVNTTAAVKAESDICCTSTNAVKVTESLDTDNILFVPDKNLAKYVAARLPEKNIIPWEGFCPIHHKITADYILKAKATHPNAAVIAHPECRPEVLKLADFVCSTGGMVKEAVTNSNFDEFIIITECGMTGRLMREAPGKKFFSVCNMCPDMKRTNLELIKDALINEQFEITVPEDIRLKALKTLERMLEVS